The following proteins come from a genomic window of Vibrio vulnificus NBRC 15645 = ATCC 27562:
- a CDS encoding ATP:cob(I)alamin adenosyltransferase: protein MKPVSKQLDELCYPFIYEDSLVCDFEISADELCSRVGLLLTMDLPELVRDVLTRVQPNIYHLNGSVRGKLAIDEAMIAELKQDYQTLRNELNGGFVGFVLPGGHAVSAQLHLCRCQAKKVVRALVMIEHSAKKSPEAMLFRYGNLLANVMYALASYTNQYYQVQETEFVSKSYSMPK from the coding sequence ATGAAACCTGTGTCCAAGCAGCTTGATGAACTTTGCTACCCATTTATTTATGAAGACAGCCTCGTCTGTGATTTTGAGATCAGTGCCGATGAACTTTGTAGTCGAGTTGGCTTGTTGCTGACCATGGATTTGCCGGAGCTTGTTCGTGATGTTCTGACCCGAGTTCAACCGAACATTTATCACCTAAATGGCTCCGTACGAGGAAAGTTGGCCATTGATGAAGCGATGATTGCTGAGCTCAAACAGGACTACCAAACACTACGTAATGAGTTAAATGGTGGCTTCGTTGGCTTTGTTCTACCGGGTGGTCATGCGGTGTCTGCTCAGTTGCATCTATGTCGATGCCAAGCAAAGAAGGTGGTGAGAGCATTGGTGATGATTGAACATTCAGCGAAGAAATCACCTGAGGCGATGTTATTTCGCTATGGCAATCTGTTAGCAAATGTCATGTATGCCTTGGCTTCTTACACCAATCAATATTATCAGGTGCAAGAAACCGAGTTTGTCAGCAAAAGTTATTCAATGCCTAAATAA